One window of Pyrus communis chromosome 12, drPyrComm1.1, whole genome shotgun sequence genomic DNA carries:
- the LOC137710023 gene encoding subtilisin-like protease 3 yields MENIKGTGLHVLYFLGLTFMFYSSLAVAQEKQNHLQTYIVFVEKPVSQKFFALSIEDLEIWYQSFLPKTRADSNQLMNQRLTHAYHNVAMGFAAKLTPEELEAMEKKEGFVSAHPERRLPLLTTHSPDFLGLHQGSGIWQQTNYGEGIIIGVLDTGIPQDHPSFSDEGVTPPPARWKGKCEFNGTTCNNKVIGARNFIGAGKGKPDPEPPIDTDGHGSHTSSTAAGNFVQGASVFGEANGTATGMAPHAHLAMYKVCEFDCAEGDVLAAMDAAVEDGVDVLSLSLGGPSIPFYEDVIAIAAFGATQKGIFVSCAAGNSGPEPGSLSNEAPWILTVGASTTDRILNINPNPTATILYNGKGDPLAPKVASFSSRGPNTASPGILKPDIIGPGVDILAAWPESVDNATLPNPKATFNIISGTSMSTPHLSGIAALLKSSHPDWSPAAIKSAIMTTANVLNLAGKPIVDEWNRTAGIFAIGAGHVNPSKANDPGLIYDLQPEDYIPYLCGLNYTEKQIRTITQQTVNCSQVGAIEETQLNYPSFSIIVDPDKMQTKSVLYTRTVRNVGPANSVYNSDLLVPNNTIMSVTPQVLTFTELNQTITYQVEFTALDKANTQTQGYLRWFSASHNVTSPISVVIASR; encoded by the coding sequence ATGGAGAACATAAAGGGTACAGGGTtgcatgttttatattttcttgGTTTAACTTTCATGTTTTATTCATCACTAGCAGTTGCACAAGAGAAGCAAAACCACCTCCAAACTTATATTGTTTTTGTTGAAAAGCCTGTATCCCAGAAGTTTTTCGCACTATCTATTGAAGATTTGGAGATTTGGTACCAGTCATTTTTGCCCAAAACTCGTGCAGACTCAAACCAGCTGATGAACCAAAGACTGACTCATGCATACCATAACGTGGCCATGGGGTTTGCAGCAAAATTGACTCCTGAGGAACTAGAGGCGATGGAAAAGAAGGAAGGGTTTGTGTCGGCTCATCCAGAGAGAAGGCTGCCTTTGCTTACTACTCATAGCCCTGACTTCTTGGGTTTACACCAAGGATCAGGAATTTGGCAACAAACAAACTATGGTGAAGGCATCATAATTGGAGTTTTGGATACAGGGATCCCACAAGATCATCCCTCATTTAGCGACGAAGGAGTAACTCCTCCTCCGGCTAGATGGAAAGGCAAATGCGAGTTCAATGGGACGACGTGCAATAACAAGGTTATTGGTGCAAGAAATTTCATTGGCGCAGGCAAAGGCAAACCTGATCCAGAACCTCCAATTGACACAGATGGCCATGGAAGCCACACGTCTAGCACAGCTGCAGGAAATTTTGTACAAGGCGCAAGCGTGTTTGGAGAGGCCAATGGCACAGCTACTGGCATGGCTCCTCATGCTCACTTGGCTATGTATAAAGTCTGCGAATTTGACTGTGCGGAAGGTGACGttttggctgcaatggatgctgcTGTTGAGGATGGAGTGGATGTGCTCTCCCTCTCGCTTGGCGGCCCCTCAATTCCTTTCTATGAGGATGTGATTGCAATTGCTGCATTCGGAGCAACTCAAAAGGGAATTTTTGTTAGCTGTGCAGCTGGAAACTCTGGTCCTGAACCTGGTTCTTTGTCAAATGAGGCCCCCTGGATTCTTACAGTTGGAGCAAGCACAACTGACAGAATTTTAAACATAAACCCAAATCCTACAGCAACAATCTTGTATAATGGCAAAGGAGACCCACTCGCTCCCAAGGTAGCATCCTTTTCATCAAGAGGACCAAACACTGCAAGCCCTGGAATTCTGAAACCTGACATCATTGGACCCGGTGTTGACATCCTAGCAGCATGGCCCGAATCAGTGGACAATGCCACACTTCCTAATCCTAAGGCAACATTTAACATAATTTCGGGTACCTCAATGTCAACTCCTCACCTAAGTGGAATTGCAGCCTTGCTCAAGAGCTCACACCCTGATTGGTCACCAGCTGCAATTAAATCTGCCATCATGACAACCGCAAATGTTCTAAATCTTGCTGGCAAGCCCATTGTTGATGAATGGAATAGGACTGCGGGCATCTTTGCAATTGGTGCAGGACATGTTAACCCTTCGAAAGCAAATGATCCGGGGCTCATCTATGACCTACAACCAGAGGACTACATTCCTTACTTGTGTGGCTTGAATTACACCGAAAAACAGATAAGGACCATCACGCAACAAACAGTGAACTGCTCTCAAGTCGGCGCCATAGAAGAAACACAGCTGAATTATCCATCGTTTTCTATCATAGTAGATCCGGATAAAATGCAGACCAAGTCTGTGCTTTACACAAGGACTGTGAGGAATGTTGGCCCGGCTAATTCAGTTTACAACTCAGATCTTTTAGTACCAAATAATACGATCATGAGCGTGACTCCTCAGGTGCTTACATTCACAGAGCTTAACCAGACGATTACCTACCAGGTGGAATTTACTGCACTTGACAAGGCTAATACCCAGACACAAGGATATTTGAGATGGTTTTCTGCAAGTCATAATGTAACAAGTCCAATATCCGTGGTTATTGCCTCTaggtaa